A stretch of Anaerobacillus alkaliphilus DNA encodes these proteins:
- a CDS encoding response regulator, with the protein MFIKVLIAEDHNVVRKGLVFFLKTQKNITIVGEAKNGLEAIRLAEELQPDLVLMDVIMPEMDGIEATKIIKQRWPLIKILMLTSMSDQEHVIPAIRAGADGYQLKDVEPDELVCSIYGVVKGESRLNAKVTSHMMSYLSGEKSETETSLSELTKREREVLAEIAKGKSNKEIAASLFITEKTVKTHVSNILAKLDLHDRTQAALYAVKNGL; encoded by the coding sequence ATGTTTATAAAAGTATTAATTGCCGAAGACCACAATGTTGTTCGAAAAGGTTTGGTCTTCTTTTTAAAAACACAGAAGAATATCACGATCGTGGGAGAAGCCAAAAATGGGTTAGAGGCTATAAGGCTAGCGGAGGAGTTACAGCCCGATCTAGTTTTAATGGATGTAATAATGCCAGAAATGGATGGTATTGAAGCAACAAAGATTATTAAACAGAGATGGCCGCTAATAAAAATACTGATGCTTACAAGCATGTCAGATCAAGAGCACGTCATACCAGCGATAAGAGCAGGTGCAGACGGCTATCAGTTAAAAGACGTAGAACCTGATGAGTTAGTATGTTCTATTTATGGTGTAGTAAAGGGAGAAAGTAGACTAAACGCGAAAGTTACGTCTCATATGATGTCCTATCTAAGCGGTGAAAAAAGTGAAACTGAAACGTCCCTCTCGGAATTAACGAAGCGTGAGAGAGAAGTGTTAGCCGAAATCGCTAAAGGCAAAAGCAATAAAGAAATAGCGGCTAGCTTGTTTATCACCGAAAAAACCGTCAAAACCCATGTTTCAAACATACTAGCAAAATTAGATTTGCATGACCGGACTCAAGCAGCCCTTTACGCAGTTAAGAATGGACTCTAG